From the genome of Pseudomonas yamanorum, one region includes:
- a CDS encoding flagellar basal body-associated protein FliL, which produces MKAWILLMLALTLPTAALAEEAKEGDAPKVSYISLSPPFVGNYGLDGTAKLKVFKADIALRVTGPEAAAAVKANDALIRNQLVALFTQQTSDAMSSVDGKEKLRQEALKQTQQVMNDETGKPQVEDLLFNNLIIQ; this is translated from the coding sequence GTGAAAGCGTGGATCCTGTTGATGCTGGCCCTGACACTGCCGACGGCAGCCCTGGCCGAAGAAGCCAAAGAAGGCGACGCGCCGAAGGTCAGCTATATCAGCCTGAGCCCGCCGTTTGTCGGTAACTACGGCCTGGATGGCACCGCGAAGCTGAAGGTATTCAAGGCGGATATCGCCCTGCGTGTCACCGGCCCTGAGGCGGCGGCCGCCGTCAAAGCCAACGATGCGTTGATTCGCAACCAGTTGGTGGCGCTGTTTACCCAGCAAACCAGCGACGCTATGAGCAGCGTTGATGGGAAGGAAAAACTGCGCCAGGAAGCCCTGAAGCAGACCCAGCAAGTAATGAACGACGAGACCGGCAAGCCGCAGGTTGAGGATTTGTTGTTCAACAACCTGATCATCCAGTAA
- a CDS encoding ABC transporter permease, translating to MHKFAHILRLGIKELTSLRHDSVLLLFLFYAFTVAIYMPAAGSVIGVHNASVAFVDEDHSALSRQLAEALQPPEFQAAVPLPYDQLDKVMDSGQYTFVINVPANFQADLLAGRQPGVQVNVDATAMSQAFMGAGYIGRIFQRELLTYGGQADAAQKSPALLTTRALFNTNLEGGWFLAVIQIVNNITILAIVLTGTALLREREHGTLDHLLVLPLTALEIMLAKIWSNMLVVVLCTWLSLEVVVKGLLGVPLAGSLTLFLLVTALYLFASTALGIFLATLARSTPQFGLLAIPVIIPMLLLSGGSTPLDSMPQWLQWVMQGSPSTHFVSLSAAILFRDAGVSVVWPDLLALTGIGLLFFAVALARFRKSLAS from the coding sequence ATGCACAAGTTCGCCCATATCCTGCGCCTCGGCATCAAGGAACTGACCAGCCTGCGCCACGACAGCGTGTTGCTGCTGTTCCTGTTCTACGCCTTCACCGTCGCCATCTATATGCCCGCCGCCGGTTCGGTGATCGGCGTGCACAACGCGAGCGTGGCCTTTGTGGATGAGGATCACAGCGCGCTGTCCCGGCAACTGGCCGAAGCCCTGCAACCGCCGGAGTTCCAGGCCGCGGTACCATTGCCCTACGACCAGTTGGACAAGGTGATGGACAGCGGCCAGTACACCTTCGTGATCAACGTGCCGGCGAACTTCCAGGCCGACCTGTTGGCCGGGCGCCAGCCGGGGGTACAGGTCAACGTCGATGCCACGGCCATGAGCCAGGCATTCATGGGCGCCGGGTATATCGGGCGGATTTTCCAGCGGGAATTGCTGACCTATGGCGGCCAGGCTGATGCAGCCCAAAAGAGCCCTGCGCTGCTGACCACCCGGGCGCTGTTCAATACCAATCTGGAAGGTGGCTGGTTTCTCGCCGTAATCCAGATCGTCAACAACATCACCATTCTCGCCATCGTGCTGACCGGCACCGCGCTGCTGCGTGAGCGGGAACACGGCACCCTCGACCATCTGCTGGTGCTGCCACTGACGGCGCTGGAAATCATGCTGGCGAAAATCTGGAGCAACATGCTGGTGGTGGTGCTGTGCACATGGCTGTCGCTGGAGGTGGTGGTGAAAGGTTTGCTCGGTGTGCCGCTGGCCGGGTCGCTGACGTTGTTTTTGCTGGTGACGGCGTTGTACCTGTTTGCCAGCACCGCCTTGGGCATCTTCCTCGCCACCCTCGCCCGCTCGACGCCGCAGTTCGGACTGCTGGCGATCCCGGTGATTATCCCGATGCTGTTGTTGTCCGGCGGCAGCACGCCGCTGGACAGCATGCCGCAGTGGTTGCAATGGGTGATGCAGGGCTCGCCGTCGACGCACTTCGTGAGTTTGAGTGCGGCGATTCTGTTCCGGGATGCCGGCGTGAGTGTGGTGTGGCCGGACTTGTTGGCGCTGACGGGGATCGGGTTGCTGTTCTTTGCGGTGGCGTTGGCGCGGTTCAGGAAGAGCCTGGCTTCCTGA
- the rbbA gene encoding ribosome-associated ATPase/putative transporter RbbA, translating into MSGLALHATGINHRYGKQQALIDIAFSLPAGTRCGLIGPDGAGKSSLLGLIAGVKKLQEGQLDVLGGSIEDRRHRNSLYPRIAFMPQGLGGNLYPELSISENIRFFATLFGLSKADCDQRMHNLLLATDLARFAERPAGKLSGGMKQKLGLCCALIHDPDLLILDEPTTGVDPLSRRRFWELVETVRSERPQLTLLVATAYMEEAEQFEHCLMLDRGKLIADGLSSELAAATPSGKLDEAFTHFQGDSTHNNEPLVIPPRQSDNTDIAIEAHDLTLRFGDFTAVDKVSFAIGRGEIFGFLGSNGCGKTTTMKVLTGLMPATEGTATLLGNPVNAKDLATRKRVGFMSQSFSLYGELSVRQNLVLHAQLFDLPKAESGQRIDELIERFDLGDVAEQPSGELPLGLRQRLSLAVAVLHRPEVLILDEPTSGVDPAARDDFWRLLIELSREQGVTIFLSTHFMNEAQRCDRISLMHAGKVLACDTPDALQQQFHGETLEAAFVTCLEQAQGAPEAATAPTETVSEPMTPPVSKRGFSLARLLAVASREGKELLRDKVRMAFALLGAIFMMVIFGYGISLDVEKLAFAVYDQDQTPQSRAYLEAFRSSRYFAEQPPITDSNELHKRLQRSEIKLALEIPPGFGRDLYAGRQPAVAAWLDGGMPFRAETSRNYVEAVHQANLQQLAELNSTPLNQQAAAKLETRFRYNQDVVSVNAIGPGVMALILAFIPAMLTALGIVREKELGSITNFYATPLTRLEFLLGKQAPYLAVSLINLGLLVAMNRWLFGVPFKGSGVTLAFGGLLYVLATTSMGLLISAFTRTQIAAILGTMIITSLPTIQFSGLIVPRSSLEGAAALMGMLFPAGYFLDIAVGTFTKALDLRQLWPQCLALFGFFLGFTGLSLIMLKKQEA; encoded by the coding sequence ATGAGCGGCCTGGCGCTGCACGCCACGGGGATCAACCATCGCTACGGCAAGCAACAGGCGCTGATCGACATCGCCTTCAGTCTGCCCGCGGGCACCCGCTGCGGCCTGATCGGCCCGGACGGCGCCGGCAAGTCGAGTTTGCTGGGATTGATTGCCGGGGTTAAAAAGCTTCAGGAAGGTCAACTGGACGTGCTCGGCGGCTCCATCGAAGACCGCCGCCATCGCAACAGCCTGTACCCGCGCATCGCCTTCATGCCCCAAGGCCTGGGCGGTAACCTGTACCCCGAGCTGTCCATCAGCGAGAACATCCGCTTCTTCGCCACGCTGTTCGGCCTGTCGAAAGCCGATTGCGACCAGCGCATGCACAACCTGCTGCTGGCCACCGACCTCGCGCGCTTCGCCGAGCGCCCCGCCGGCAAACTCTCCGGCGGCATGAAACAGAAACTCGGCCTGTGCTGCGCACTGATCCACGACCCGGATTTGTTGATCCTCGACGAACCCACCACCGGCGTCGACCCGCTGTCCCGTCGGCGCTTCTGGGAGCTGGTGGAAACCGTACGCAGCGAACGCCCGCAACTGACACTGCTGGTGGCCACGGCCTACATGGAGGAAGCCGAGCAGTTCGAACACTGCCTGATGCTCGACCGCGGCAAGCTGATCGCCGACGGACTGAGCAGTGAACTGGCCGCTGCGACACCCAGCGGCAAACTGGACGAAGCCTTCACCCATTTCCAGGGCGACAGTACCCATAACAACGAACCGCTGGTGATTCCGCCACGGCAAAGCGACAACACCGACATCGCCATTGAAGCCCACGACCTGACCTTGCGCTTCGGCGATTTCACGGCGGTGGACAAGGTCAGCTTCGCCATTGGCCGGGGCGAGATCTTTGGCTTCCTCGGCTCCAACGGCTGCGGCAAGACCACCACCATGAAAGTCCTCACCGGCCTGATGCCCGCCACCGAGGGTACCGCCACGCTGCTGGGCAACCCGGTCAACGCCAAGGACCTGGCGACCCGCAAGCGCGTGGGTTTCATGTCGCAAAGCTTCTCGCTGTACGGCGAGCTCAGCGTGCGCCAGAACCTGGTGCTGCATGCGCAGTTGTTCGACCTGCCGAAGGCTGAAAGCGGCCAGCGCATTGATGAGTTGATCGAGCGTTTTGACCTGGGCGACGTTGCCGAACAGCCTTCCGGCGAGTTGCCATTGGGTTTGCGTCAGCGTTTGTCCCTGGCGGTGGCGGTGCTGCATCGCCCGGAAGTGCTGATCCTCGATGAGCCGACCTCGGGTGTCGACCCGGCCGCGCGGGATGATTTCTGGCGATTGCTGATCGAGCTGTCCCGGGAGCAGGGCGTGACGATCTTCCTGTCCACGCACTTCATGAACGAGGCCCAGCGCTGCGACCGGATCTCGCTGATGCACGCGGGTAAGGTACTGGCCTGCGACACACCAGATGCGCTGCAACAGCAATTCCATGGCGAAACCCTGGAAGCGGCGTTCGTCACCTGCCTGGAACAGGCCCAAGGCGCGCCCGAAGCGGCAACCGCGCCCACCGAAACCGTCAGCGAACCCATGACGCCGCCCGTCAGCAAACGCGGGTTCAGCCTCGCCCGCCTGTTGGCCGTGGCCAGCCGCGAAGGCAAGGAACTGCTACGGGACAAAGTGCGCATGGCCTTCGCCCTGCTGGGCGCGATTTTCATGATGGTGATCTTCGGCTACGGCATTTCCCTGGACGTGGAAAAGCTCGCCTTCGCTGTCTACGACCAGGATCAAACGCCGCAAAGCCGCGCCTACCTGGAAGCCTTTCGCAGTTCCCGTTACTTCGCCGAACAGCCGCCGATCACCGATTCCAACGAGCTGCACAAACGCCTGCAACGCTCGGAAATCAAACTGGCGCTGGAAATCCCACCGGGTTTCGGCCGTGACCTCTACGCCGGCCGCCAACCCGCCGTGGCCGCCTGGCTCGATGGCGGCATGCCGTTTCGCGCGGAAACCAGCCGCAATTATGTCGAGGCCGTGCACCAAGCCAATCTCCAACAACTGGCCGAACTGAACAGCACACCTCTCAACCAACAGGCCGCCGCCAAACTGGAAACCCGCTTTCGCTACAACCAGGACGTGGTCAGCGTGAACGCCATCGGCCCGGGCGTGATGGCGCTGATCCTCGCGTTTATTCCGGCGATGCTCACGGCCCTGGGGATCGTGCGCGAAAAGGAACTGGGCTCGATTACCAACTTCTACGCCACACCGCTGACCCGCCTGGAATTTCTGCTGGGTAAGCAGGCGCCGTACCTGGCCGTGAGCCTGATCAACCTGGGGCTGCTGGTGGCGATGAACCGCTGGCTGTTCGGCGTGCCGTTCAAAGGCAGCGGTGTGACCCTGGCCTTCGGCGGCCTGTTGTATGTGCTGGCCACCACCAGCATGGGCCTGCTGATTTCCGCATTCACCCGCACCCAGATCGCGGCGATCCTCGGCACCATGATCATCACCAGCCTGCCGACCATCCAGTTCTCCGGGCTGATCGTGCCGCGCTCGTCCCTGGAAGGCGCCGCCGCGTTGATGGGCATGCTGTTCCCGGCGGGCTACTTCCTCGACATTGCCGTGGGTACCTTTACCAAGGCGCTGGATCTGCGCCAGTTGTGGCCGCAGTGCCTGGCGCTGTTCGGGTTCTTCCTGGGGTTCACCGGGCTTAGCCTGATCATGCTCAAGAAGCAGGAGGCCTGA
- a CDS encoding HlyD family secretion protein, producing the protein MSTNHRTSHLFAIPLIVLLLAAGGFGYWQSTQDRLPEGLSMGNGRLESTEVQIAAKIPGRLAEVRVDEGDKVLKGQLLARMDTRTLEAQRAQAEAEVLRAKENFAAAQANVQLRQSEQLLASQELKRTQELYKRGFASGQLIDQQQARQNTGNAAVVAAQAQVNSVKAAIGAAQAQVAQLTSEIEDSSLRAPIDGIIQLRLAEPGEVLGAGGRVLLLIDPNDQYMNLYLPASVTGALTVGSEARIVLDALPKQPLPAKISFVAAKSQFTPKEVETRDERQKLVFRVKLRLTQPSAVPQAKPGMPGAGYVRTADLDWPANLQ; encoded by the coding sequence ATGTCGACGAACCACCGCACCTCCCATCTTTTCGCCATTCCATTGATTGTCTTGCTCCTGGCCGCCGGCGGCTTTGGCTATTGGCAATCCACCCAGGACCGCCTGCCCGAAGGCTTGAGCATGGGCAATGGCCGGCTGGAATCGACTGAAGTGCAGATCGCCGCCAAGATCCCTGGGCGCCTCGCCGAGGTACGGGTGGACGAAGGCGACAAGGTGCTCAAGGGCCAACTGCTGGCGCGCATGGACACCCGCACCCTGGAAGCCCAGCGCGCCCAGGCCGAAGCCGAAGTGTTGCGGGCCAAAGAGAATTTCGCCGCCGCCCAAGCCAATGTGCAACTGCGCCAGAGCGAACAACTGCTGGCCAGCCAGGAGCTCAAGCGCACCCAGGAACTGTACAAGCGCGGCTTCGCCAGCGGACAGTTGATCGACCAGCAGCAAGCCCGACAGAACACCGGCAACGCCGCCGTGGTCGCCGCCCAAGCCCAGGTCAATTCGGTGAAGGCCGCCATCGGCGCCGCCCAGGCCCAGGTCGCCCAGCTCACCAGCGAAATCGAAGACAGCAGCCTGCGGGCGCCCATCGACGGCATCATCCAGCTACGCCTGGCCGAACCCGGCGAAGTGCTCGGTGCCGGTGGCCGAGTGTTGCTGCTGATCGACCCCAACGACCAATACATGAACCTGTATCTGCCCGCTTCAGTAACCGGCGCCCTGACCGTCGGCAGCGAGGCGCGGATCGTCCTCGACGCCCTGCCGAAGCAACCGCTGCCGGCGAAAATCAGCTTTGTCGCGGCCAAGTCGCAGTTCACCCCCAAGGAAGTGGAAACCCGCGACGAGCGCCAGAAGCTGGTGTTCCGGGTCAAACTGCGCCTGACCCAACCGAGCGCCGTGCCCCAAGCCAAACCGGGCATGCCCGGCGCCGGTTACGTGCGCACCGCTGACCTGGACTGGCCGGCCAACCTGCAATGA
- a CDS encoding EVE domain-containing protein, with translation MAYWLMKSEPDELSIKGLEKLGEARWDGVRNYQARNFLRAMAVGDQFFFYHSSCPEPGIAGIGKIIEAAYPDPTALEPDSHYFDAKASPEKNPWSAINVAHVETFPKVLGLGYLKQQTALAELPLVQKGSRLSVMPVTAEQWAAVLGLR, from the coding sequence ATGGCCTATTGGCTGATGAAATCCGAGCCCGATGAACTGTCCATCAAGGGCCTGGAAAAGCTCGGCGAAGCCCGTTGGGATGGGGTGCGCAACTATCAGGCGCGTAACTTCCTGCGCGCGATGGCGGTGGGTGACCAGTTCTTCTTTTATCACTCCAGCTGCCCGGAGCCAGGGATTGCCGGCATCGGTAAAATCATCGAGGCGGCGTACCCGGACCCGACCGCGCTGGAGCCTGACAGCCATTACTTTGACGCCAAGGCCAGCCCTGAAAAAAACCCGTGGAGCGCGATCAATGTCGCCCACGTCGAGACCTTCCCAAAGGTCCTGGGGCTGGGCTATCTGAAACAGCAAACCGCCCTCGCCGAACTGCCCTTGGTGCAAAAAGGCAGCCGCCTTTCGGTGATGCCTGTCACCGCCGAGCAGTGGGCCGCCGTACTCGGCCTGCGCTGA
- a CDS encoding 5-formyltetrahydrofolate cyclo-ligase, which produces MTEPAPLSRPQLRRMLRKARRALTPSEQRQAALGLYRQLAQHPLFRRAKHISLYLPTDGEIDPRLLLRAAQRRGKATYLPVLSAWPRTKMVFQRVRPGEKLSPNRFRILEPQVNVSRQRKVWALDLVLLPLVGFDDVGGRLGMGGGFYDRSLAYMARRKSWRKPTLLGLAHECQKVERLAQASWDVPLEGTVTDKDWYIAETLLESAAP; this is translated from the coding sequence ATGACCGAACCTGCGCCGCTTTCCCGCCCGCAACTTCGACGCATGCTGCGCAAAGCCCGCCGCGCCCTGACGCCCAGCGAGCAACGCCAGGCCGCCCTGGGCCTGTATCGGCAACTGGCCCAGCACCCGCTGTTTCGCCGGGCCAAACACATCTCCTTGTATCTACCGACGGACGGTGAAATCGATCCGCGCCTGCTGCTGCGCGCTGCACAGCGCCGCGGCAAGGCGACGTACCTGCCGGTGCTCAGCGCGTGGCCGCGAACCAAGATGGTGTTCCAGCGCGTACGGCCCGGCGAAAAGCTGAGCCCTAACCGTTTTCGCATCCTTGAGCCACAGGTGAATGTCAGCCGGCAACGCAAGGTCTGGGCGCTGGACCTGGTGCTGTTGCCGCTGGTGGGCTTCGATGACGTGGGCGGACGGCTGGGCATGGGCGGCGGTTTCTATGACCGCAGCCTGGCCTACATGGCCCGCCGGAAATCCTGGCGCAAGCCGACGCTATTGGGCCTGGCCCATGAATGCCAGAAGGTCGAACGATTGGCGCAGGCAAGCTGGGATGTACCGCTTGAGGGCACAGTTACCGATAAGGATTGGTATATAGCAGAGACGCTACTGGAATCAGCAGCGCCTTGA
- a CDS encoding cell division protein ZapA: MSSSNSVTVQILDKEYSIICPQEERSNLVSAARYLDGKMREIRSSGKVIGADRIAVMAALNITHDLLHKQERPDVQASGSTREQVRDLLERVDLVLSTDPEPPKG; encoded by the coding sequence ATGAGTTCAAGCAATAGCGTCACCGTGCAGATTCTCGACAAAGAATATTCGATCATCTGCCCACAGGAAGAACGCAGCAACCTGGTGAGCGCTGCCCGCTACCTGGACGGCAAGATGCGTGAAATCCGCAGCAGCGGCAAAGTCATCGGCGCCGATCGCATCGCGGTGATGGCCGCCCTGAACATTACTCACGATTTACTGCATAAGCAGGAACGGCCTGACGTGCAGGCCAGCGGCTCGACGCGCGAGCAGGTGCGCGACCTGCTGGAGCGGGTTGATCTGGTACTTTCTACCGATCCAGAGCCACCCAAGGGCTGA
- a CDS encoding TIGR02449 family protein: protein MEDTDLQALMARLELLINRVEQLKSQNGLLLAQEKTWREERAHLIEKNEIARRKVESMISRLKALEQDS from the coding sequence ATGGAAGACACCGACCTGCAAGCGCTGATGGCCAGACTCGAGCTGCTAATTAACCGGGTCGAGCAACTTAAGAGCCAAAACGGACTCCTATTAGCTCAGGAAAAGACCTGGCGCGAGGAACGCGCTCACCTCATTGAAAAAAACGAAATCGCCCGGCGTAAGGTCGAATCGATGATTTCGCGCCTGAAGGCCCTGGAGCAAGACTCATGA
- a CDS encoding YecA/YgfB family protein, whose protein sequence is MPIQNSPYDAFSKLLSSSGHPCSPAELHGVLLGRSCTGVGFDADNWLADVAELLETEPTENVRNALIGLQEMVKGELTGDDVTVVLLLPTDDAPLTERAAALGQWCQGFLHGFGVNAGGLDLSTDAQEVLQDLAAISQVQDALEESEDGESDYMEVMEYLRVAPLLLFTETRKSAEPAAPKPSLH, encoded by the coding sequence ATGCCTATTCAGAATTCCCCGTACGATGCTTTTTCCAAACTGCTGAGCTCCAGCGGTCATCCTTGCTCGCCTGCCGAGTTGCACGGCGTGCTGCTGGGTCGCAGTTGCACCGGTGTCGGCTTTGATGCCGACAACTGGCTGGCCGACGTCGCCGAGCTGCTGGAAACCGAGCCCACCGAGAACGTGCGCAACGCCCTCATCGGCTTGCAAGAGATGGTCAAAGGCGAGCTGACCGGTGATGACGTCACCGTCGTGTTGCTGCTGCCGACCGATGACGCGCCGCTCACCGAGCGCGCCGCAGCGCTGGGCCAATGGTGCCAAGGCTTCCTCCATGGTTTCGGCGTGAACGCCGGCGGCCTGGACCTGAGCACCGATGCCCAGGAAGTGCTGCAAGACCTGGCCGCCATCTCCCAGGTGCAAGACGCCCTGGAAGAGTCCGAAGACGGCGAAAGCGACTACATGGAAGTCATGGAATACCTGCGCGTCGCGCCGCTGCTGCTGTTCACCGAGACCCGTAAATCGGCTGAGCCCGCTGCACCCAAGCCGTCGCTGCACTAA
- the pepP gene encoding Xaa-Pro aminopeptidase — MIHIPKAEYTRRRKALMAQMEPNSIAILPAAAVAIRNRDVEHVYRQDSDFQYLSGFPEPEAVIVLMPGRQHGEYVLFCRERNAERELWDGLRAGTEGAIRDFGADDAFPITDIDDILPGLIEGRDRVYSAMGSNAEFDRHLMEWINVIRSKAHLGAQPPNEFVALDHLLHDMRLYKSAAEVKVMREAARISCAAHVRAMQASRAGLYEFSLEAELDYEFRKGGAKMPAYGSIVASGRNSCILHYQQNDAVLKDGDLVLIDAGCEIDCYASDITRTWPVSGKFSAEQKAIYEIVLASQEAAFAEIAPNKHWNQAHEATVQVITAGLVKLGLLQGDVDELIASEAYKVFYMHRAGHWLGMDVHDVGEYKVGGEWRVLEVGMALTVEPGIYVSPDNQNVAKKWRGIGVRIEDDVVVTKQGCEILTGGVPKSVAEIEALMAGAR, encoded by the coding sequence ATGATCCATATCCCCAAAGCGGAATACACCCGGCGCCGCAAGGCGCTCATGGCGCAGATGGAACCCAACAGCATCGCCATCCTGCCGGCGGCTGCGGTGGCCATCCGCAACCGTGACGTCGAGCACGTCTACCGCCAGGACAGCGACTTCCAGTACCTGAGCGGCTTCCCCGAACCGGAAGCGGTCATTGTGCTGATGCCCGGCCGCCAGCACGGCGAGTACGTGCTGTTCTGCCGCGAACGCAATGCCGAGCGCGAACTGTGGGACGGCCTGCGAGCGGGCACCGAAGGCGCGATCCGCGATTTTGGCGCCGATGACGCATTCCCGATTACCGATATCGACGACATCCTGCCCGGCCTGATCGAAGGCCGCGACCGGGTGTATTCAGCCATGGGCAGCAATGCCGAATTCGACCGGCACCTGATGGAGTGGATCAACGTGATCCGCTCTAAAGCGCACCTCGGCGCCCAGCCGCCGAATGAATTTGTTGCCCTGGATCATCTGCTTCACGACATGCGCCTGTATAAATCGGCGGCAGAAGTGAAGGTGATGCGCGAGGCGGCGCGGATTTCCTGTGCGGCCCATGTGCGGGCAATGCAAGCCAGTCGCGCCGGGTTGTATGAGTTCAGCCTTGAGGCGGAGCTCGACTACGAGTTTCGCAAAGGCGGGGCGAAGATGCCGGCCTATGGCTCCATCGTCGCCTCGGGGCGCAACAGCTGCATCCTGCATTACCAGCAGAATGACGCGGTGCTCAAGGATGGCGATCTGGTACTGATTGACGCCGGTTGCGAGATCGACTGCTACGCCAGCGACATCACCCGTACCTGGCCGGTGAGCGGAAAGTTCTCTGCTGAACAAAAGGCGATTTACGAAATCGTGCTGGCTTCCCAGGAAGCCGCCTTTGCCGAAATCGCCCCGAACAAGCATTGGAACCAGGCCCACGAGGCGACGGTGCAAGTGATCACTGCGGGGCTGGTGAAGCTGGGATTGTTGCAGGGTGACGTCGACGAGCTGATCGCCAGCGAAGCCTATAAAGTCTTCTACATGCACCGCGCTGGCCACTGGCTGGGGATGGATGTGCACGATGTGGGCGAATACAAGGTAGGCGGTGAGTGGCGGGTGCTGGAAGTCGGCATGGCGCTGACCGTGGAGCCGGGGATTTACGTGTCGCCGGACAACCAGAACGTGGCGAAGAAATGGCGTGGCATTGGCGTACGCATCGAGGACGACGTGGTGGTGACCAAGCAAGGCTGTGAAATTCTGACCGGTGGCGTGCCCAAGTCCGTCGCCGAGATCGAAGCGCTGATGGCGGGTGCCCGATGA
- the ubiH gene encoding 2-octaprenyl-6-methoxyphenyl hydroxylase, whose protein sequence is MSRVNLAIIGGGLVGASLALALQAGAKARGWKIVLIEPFAPGDSYQPSYDARSSALSFGARQIYQRLGVWQEISRRAEPIKQIHVSDRGRFSTARLSAMEEGVPALGYVVENAWLGQCLWQGLDKEEVSWRCPAEVTRMEPLADGYRLTLNDETVLECDLAVLADGGRSGLREQLGIGVKKRPYNQSALIANITPSEAHNGEAFERFTDEGPMALLPLPDNRCALVWTRIGMDAKRLAELDERSFLSELQGVFGYRLGTLKQVGARHLYPLTLVEAEEQVRSHLAVLGNAAHSLHPIAGQGFNLSLRDAYALAEALLAGPAIPGDLATLQAYRERQRMDQKLTVGFSDQVTRLFGSAQPLVALGRNMGLLGLDLLPPAKRWFARQAMGLGTRPDA, encoded by the coding sequence ATGAGCCGGGTCAATCTGGCGATTATCGGCGGCGGCCTGGTGGGCGCCAGCCTCGCGTTGGCGTTGCAGGCCGGGGCCAAGGCCCGTGGCTGGAAGATCGTGCTGATCGAGCCGTTTGCCCCCGGCGACAGTTACCAGCCGAGCTATGACGCGCGTTCTTCGGCACTGTCTTTTGGCGCGCGGCAGATTTATCAACGGTTGGGCGTCTGGCAGGAAATCTCCCGTCGCGCCGAGCCGATCAAGCAGATTCATGTGTCGGACCGTGGCCGCTTCTCCACTGCGCGCCTGTCGGCGATGGAAGAAGGCGTGCCCGCCCTCGGCTACGTGGTGGAAAACGCCTGGCTGGGCCAATGCCTGTGGCAAGGCCTGGACAAGGAGGAGGTCAGTTGGCGCTGCCCGGCGGAAGTCACCCGCATGGAGCCGCTTGCCGATGGCTACCGCCTGACCCTCAATGACGAAACCGTGCTGGAGTGCGACCTCGCGGTGCTGGCCGATGGCGGCCGTTCCGGCTTGCGCGAACAACTGGGCATCGGCGTTAAAAAGCGGCCGTACAACCAGAGTGCGCTGATCGCCAACATCACCCCAAGCGAAGCTCACAACGGCGAGGCGTTCGAGCGGTTCACCGACGAAGGGCCGATGGCCTTGCTGCCGTTGCCGGACAACCGTTGCGCGCTGGTCTGGACCCGCATCGGCATGGACGCCAAGCGCCTGGCCGAGCTGGACGAGCGCAGCTTCCTCAGTGAATTGCAGGGCGTGTTCGGCTACCGCCTGGGTACCCTCAAGCAGGTCGGCGCACGTCACTTGTACCCGCTGACCCTTGTGGAAGCCGAAGAGCAAGTGCGCTCCCATCTGGCGGTGCTCGGTAATGCCGCCCACAGCCTGCACCCGATTGCCGGTCAGGGCTTCAACCTGTCCCTGCGGGATGCCTACGCGCTCGCCGAGGCGCTGCTGGCCGGGCCTGCGATCCCTGGCGACCTGGCGACACTGCAGGCGTACCGCGAGCGTCAGCGCATGGACCAGAAACTCACCGTCGGCTTCTCCGACCAAGTCACCCGTCTGTTTGGCAGTGCGCAACCGTTGGTAGCGCTGGGCCGCAACATGGGGTTGTTGGGTCTGGACCTGCTGCCGCCGGCCAAGCGCTGGTTCGCGCGTCAGGCCATGGGCCTGGGCACTCGTCCCGATGCGTGA
- a CDS encoding DUF4442 domain-containing protein: MREWLTQRLGKARLLRWIMTLYPPYLGAGVRVLHIGSDFREVKVRMGLGWYNRNYVGTQFGGSLYSMVDPFYMLMLMENLGRDYIVWDKAAAIDFISPGKGPVFAEFSIDQGLLDEIRQHTAGGEKYLPQLKVQIHDGSGTLVARVDKTLYVRRKPQARQA; the protein is encoded by the coding sequence ATGCGTGAGTGGCTGACCCAACGCCTGGGCAAGGCGCGGCTGTTGCGCTGGATCATGACCTTGTACCCGCCGTACCTCGGGGCCGGAGTCCGGGTGTTGCACATCGGCAGCGATTTTCGCGAGGTCAAGGTGCGCATGGGCCTGGGCTGGTACAACCGCAATTACGTCGGCACGCAGTTTGGCGGCAGCCTGTATTCGATGGTCGACCCGTTCTACATGCTGATGCTGATGGAGAATCTGGGGCGCGATTACATTGTCTGGGACAAGGCTGCGGCCATCGATTTCATCTCGCCGGGCAAAGGCCCGGTGTTTGCCGAATTTTCCATCGACCAAGGGTTGCTGGACGAGATTCGCCAGCACACCGCCGGCGGCGAGAAATACTTGCCGCAGCTCAAGGTGCAGATTCATGACGGCTCCGGCACCCTGGTGGCGCGGGTCGACAAAACCCTTTACGTGCGGCGCAAGCCGCAAGCGAGACAGGCTTAA